The DNA segment CAGGTTGATGGTGTGCTCGTAGGCGCCCGAGACCACGTCGGCGCTGCCGCCCACCACGGCCTGCAGCGCCTTGGCGCCGCCGGCGAAGTCGACGATCTCGACGTCCAGGCCTTCGTCCTTGAAGTAGCCCTGGCGCTCGGCGATGGTCAGCGGCAGGTAGTAGAACAGGTTCTTGCCGCCGACCGCGATGGTGACCTTGGTTTTCTCTGGCTTGCCCTGCGCCTGCGCATGGCCGAAGGTGAACCAGCCGGCCAGGAACAGCGCCAGTGCGATCAGGAACTGCTTCCAGAATTTCTTGTTATACATGCTTGTCTCCTACCCGTTTCCTGTCCGTTTCCTGTCCGTTTGGATCCGGACGGCGATGCGCGAAAGCACGGCGTGCCGCCGTGCGGCAAGTTGCGATGCTACCGGGTGGATCGTGGGTCCGCATCGGTATCTATACCTACGCGGGTTGCCGGTGTGCTCCCCTCTCCCGCATGCGCTTGCCTTTACCCACAACTTGCGGCGGCTTACTCGTCTTTCTGGAAGATCCGATACATTTCGGTGATTTCGTGCAGGGCGAGGAAGCCGCGCCAGAGGACGGTGGCTCCCGGGGGATCGTCGTTTTTGCGACCCAGGTAGCCACCGAGCTTGGCGATCCAAAGGACCGCGTCGCTGAGTTTTGGCGCCTCTTCCGGTGGCTTGGTTGTGCCGTGCGTGCGGCAGTACAAGGCCCGCCATTCGAGCGATTGCAGTAGCGCCGAGCATGGGATATCGGCTTCGAGCCGGCCCAGCATGGTCGCGTACATAATGCGCCAGCCGATCACGGCGAACAGCGCCGTAGCACGTAGGAACCGCTCCAGCGTCCCGAACTGCCGCGCTTCGATCTGGCAGCCACTCTTCAGGACACGATGCCAGGATTCAATGGTCCAGCGCCGGGCATACCAGCTCAGTCGCTCCAGCGCATCTTCCAGCGTTTGGGTAGGCATTGAACTGAGCAACATCCATTCGAGCGGCTCAACGCCTTGGGGCGGCTCGATCTCCAGCGCGTGAATGGCAAACACTTCGAGACTCGGTAGATCCTCTGCACCGCGGCTGCGCGGCGGTCGCAGTTGGACGGGCACACAACGCAAAGCCAGTCGGGCGCTACGCGCCTGCCTGGCGCCGCTCCTGGGCACGTGCAATACGGTCTCCCCAAGTACAGGAGCCGCAGCAACCGTCTCCCACAGATACTTCTCTGGGTGGTCCACGCCTCGATTCCAGGCGGCCCGCACCAACCAGTCCACCCCCGCTGGGCGCGGCGCCAGGAACACGTCGTACACATCGCCCTCGCGATCGCTGACGGCAACAAGGTGCGTGTCCGGACACTGCATCTTGAGCGGCTCAAGGCATTCCAGCCCCTCCAGCCACTTCACGCTTTCCTTGTCACGAATGGACAGCGCCCGGCGCTGCCCGGCCTTGCCCGATGCTTGCGGCGCACGCACCCACGTCTTCATGCTCAACACGCCCAGTGGCAGGCCCTCAGGCGTCACCGCCAGCACGCTGTGCAACATGAATCCGTGCAAATTGCCGCCCGTGCCGTGACCAAGCCTCTCAGTCGCGGGCAAATTTGCCAGATTGAATTCCGTGGTGTCCTGCACCGCCAATACGACAGGTACCTGCTGCATGCGACCCACGGTTTGCGTGACGTGGCTCGCCAGGATTCCGCCCGGATCGACCGCCTCATTGTCAAAGAAGCGATATGCCGCCTTGAGTTGGGCACCACTCAAGGCCTGCGGGAACGAAACATGGGCCTTTTGCGCCAGTCCGCGCGCCAATGCCACAAGGCGCCGCGTGCGACGCGCATCGCCCAATTGTGCGCCACTGAATTCGTCGCTGGCCCAGTCTTCGAGATCTTCCGTATCCGGCAAAATTGCCACCACTGATTGTCAACTTCACACGAAGTTAACACCGTCCAATCCGGTTTACAACCTTTCCAATCGAGATGTGGGTAAAGGCAAGCGCATGCGGGAGAGGGGAGACAACATTGGCAGCCTGGACTGGTCAGCGACCGGAGGCGTCGCTTACTCAGCGTGAATATCCGCAGACTTGATCACCTTGCCCCAGCGCGCCAGTTCCGCCTTCTGGTACTGAGCCAGCTGCTGCGGGTTCATGTACTTGGCCTCGGCGCCCAGTTCCTCGGCCTTCTTGCGGAAGGCTTCGGTACGCATGATCTTCTCGATCTCGCCGGTGAGCTTGTCGACCACGGCCTTGGGCGTGCCGGCCGGCG comes from the Cupriavidus sp. P-10 genome and includes:
- a CDS encoding IS4 family transposase — its product is MVAILPDTEDLEDWASDEFSGAQLGDARRTRRLVALARGLAQKAHVSFPQALSGAQLKAAYRFFDNEAVDPGGILASHVTQTVGRMQQVPVVLAVQDTTEFNLANLPATERLGHGTGGNLHGFMLHSVLAVTPEGLPLGVLSMKTWVRAPQASGKAGQRRALSIRDKESVKWLEGLECLEPLKMQCPDTHLVAVSDREGDVYDVFLAPRPAGVDWLVRAAWNRGVDHPEKYLWETVAAAPVLGETVLHVPRSGARQARSARLALRCVPVQLRPPRSRGAEDLPSLEVFAIHALEIEPPQGVEPLEWMLLSSMPTQTLEDALERLSWYARRWTIESWHRVLKSGCQIEARQFGTLERFLRATALFAVIGWRIMYATMLGRLEADIPCSALLQSLEWRALYCRTHGTTKPPEEAPKLSDAVLWIAKLGGYLGRKNDDPPGATVLWRGFLALHEITEMYRIFQKDE